GGTGGCGCGGTGCCGGTGGGCAACGTGGTCGGCCCGGTGTCGGCCGTCGTGTGGCCGCTCAATCACCTCGACTGGTTCGGCTGGACCGGCCGCTGACCCCGCGCTCGGCGGCCACCCGCTCGCGGGTGCCGTTCGCGTCCTCCGGATCCGGGAGGCCGGTCGCCCCGGTCGCCCCGGCCCACGCAGTCCCTTCCGGGCCCACCTCCGCCGCCGGCTTGCTCGGCTCCGCCGCCGGCTTGCTCGCCTGCGCCGCGAAGGCCCCGGCCAGCACCAGCAGGCCGCCCGCGATCTGTGGGAGCCCCAGGTGCTCGCCGAGCAGCACCCAGGCCAGCACGGTGGCGACGATCGCCTCCAGGTTGGCCACCACCCCGGCGACCGGCGGGGAGAGGTGGCCGACGGCGACCACTCCGGTGAGGTAGGCCAGCACGGTCGCGACCAGGACCATCCAGGCGGCCGGGACGAACGCGGGCAGGCTGTGCCCGTTCATCACCACGTCGCCGCCGAGCAGGCTCCAGTCGGCCTGCCAGGGCCGGGTGACGGCGGTGAGCAGGACGGCGCCGATGAGCAGCCCGTACGCGCTGACGGCCAGCGGGTCCACGGGGCGCTCGCCCCGGCGGCCGGCGTCGGCGAGCACGAAGTAGCCGACCTGGCAGCAGGCCGCGCCGAGGGCGAAGAGCACGCCGAGGGCGTCGAAGCTCAGGCCGTTCCAGGCCTCGACCACGCAGGCGAGGCCGGCCACCGCGACGCCGGCGCCGATGGCCGCGCCCCGGGTGATCGGCTTGCGCTGGACGAACTTGACGTAGCCGATCAGCAGCGGCGGCCCGAGGTACTCGATGAGCAGGGCCACGCCGACGGGTATGCGGGAGATCGCCGCGAAGTAGCAGGCCTGGACGCCGGCCACGGCGAGCAGGCCGAAGCCGAGGAGCAGGCCGGGGCGGCGCAGTACGGCGTCCCGGTGCCGGTAGGCGATCGGCAGGAGGGCGACGGCCGCGCCGGTGACCCGCAGCCACACCACGTGCATCGGGGAGAGCCCGGCTTCGATCAGCGGTTTGGCCGCGGTGCCGGAGCCGCCGAAGGCGAAGGCGGAGACCAGGGCGAGACCGAGGCCGAGGGTTCTGCCCGAGGGGAGGGTGGGTGAGGCCGTTGATCTGTGCACCGACGCATTGTGACAGTCATACCGGCGCTTCTGTAAGGCGCCATTCCGTCATTTGGTCCTGCATCCAACTGTGCGCAACGGCGTACTCACCCCACCCGGGAAAACCCCGGACAGCCCCGGATCAGCCCCGGGCAGCCCCGGACAGCCCCCGATCAGCCCCCCACCCCCGATCAGCCCCCCACCCCCGCGAGCGAGTCCGTCCCGCCCGTGGGCTGGGTGGTCGGCTGCGTGGTCGGGACCGTCGTCGGCTGGGTGGTCGGCGTCGGCTTGGGGGTGGGCCGGGTGGTCGGCTTGGTGGTGGGCTGGATGGTCGGCTGGCCGGTCGGGGGAGCGGTCGGTGCCGTGGTCGCCCCGCCGCCGCCGTACGGCGGGTTGGTGCCGGCGCCGGAACCGTCGCCCGGAGTGGTGGCACCGCTGCTCGGGCCGCCGGTGGCCGCGCCCGCCGACGGGGTGGCGCTGGGCGTGGTCGGGGCGGTCGGCAGGTCGGTGGCGTCCGAGGTGTCGCCGTCGGCCGGGGTCGGGAAGTCGCTGGTCGGCTGGCCCTTGAGCGCGGCCTTCATGTAGGCGGTCCAGATCTGCGCCGGGAACTGGCCGCCCGCCGCGCCGTCGATGCCGCCGACGCCGCTCAGGCTGACCTGGGCGCCGGTGCCCGGGTCCTGGCCGAACAGCGCGACCGAGGTGACCAGCTCGGGGGTGTAGCCGACGAACCAGACCGACTTCTGGTCGTCGGTGGTGCCGGTCTTGCCCGCCACCGGGCGGCCCAGCGCCTTCGCTCGCCAGCCGGTGCCGCCCGGGTCGCTCACCACGCCCTGGAGCATCGAGGTGACCTGGTTGGCGGTGTCCGCGCTGATCGCCTGGGTGGTCTTGTGCGCGGGCAGCGCCATGGCCTCGCCCTCGCGGTCCACCGACTGCACCAGCCACGGGGTGATCTGCTTGCCGCCGTTGTCCAGCGTGGCGTACACGCCCGCCATGTCGAGCACGCTCGGGGTGGCCGCGCCCAGCGGGATGGACGGCACCGGGTCGAGCCCCGGGGTGTTGCCGGGCAGGCCCAGCGCGATGCCGGTGTCCTTGACCTTCTGCAGCCCGGTGTCCTGCGCGAGCTGCGCGAACGCCGAGTTCACCGACCAGTCGATGGCCTGCTGCAGGGTGATCTGGCCGTAGCTCTTGTCGCCCTCGTTCGGCGGCGCGTACGGGGTGCCCTTGCCGCCGCGGACCTTCCGGCCGCTGGTGCCGTCGTAGACGGTGCGCGGGGTGACGGTGCGGCCGTCCTGGGTCTTGGCGCCGTTCTCGAACGCGGCGGCCAGGGCGATCGCCTTGAAGGTCGAACCGGCCTGGTAGTCGCGCCGGGTCGCGTTGTCCACGTAGTGCTTCACGTAGTCGACGCCGCCGTACAGGGCGACGATCGCGCCGGTCTTCGGGTCCACGGAGACGGCGCCGGCCTGGGCGGCCGCGTCCTTCTTCCGCTTGTCCGGGTTCAGGGTGTCGTGCAGCTGCGCCTGGACCGAGTCCTGCAGAGCCTGCTGGCGGCCCGGGTCGATGCTCAGCTTGATCGTGTAGCCGCCCTTGGCCAGCTCGGTCTCGTTGATGACGCCGTTCCCGGTGAGGTACTGGGTGGCCGCGTCGACCAGGTAGCCGGCCTGGCCGGACAGGCCCGGGTTGGGCTGCGGGTCCCGGACGTCCGGGAAGGTGGTCGTGGCCCGCTCCTCGGCGGAGAGCAAGCCCTCCTTGACCATGCCGTCCAGCACGTAGTTCCAGCGGTTGACGGCGTTCTGCTTGCCCGCTGCGGTCGCGGTGGCCACGTCGTAGGCGCTCGGCGCGTTCAGCAGGGTGGCCAGGTAGGCGCCCTGTGCGGGGTTGAGCGCCGAGGCGTCGATGCCGAAGTAAGCCTGGGCGGCGGCCTGGATGCCGTAGGCGCCGCGGCCGTAGTAGGAGGTGTTCAGGTAGCCGGAGAGGATGTCGTCCTTGCTCTCGGTGGCGTCCACCTTGATCGCGATGAAGAGTTCCTTCACCTTGCGGGTGATCGACTGCTTCTGGTTCAGGTACGTGTTCTTCACGTACTGCTGCGTGATCGTGGAGCCGCCCTGGGTTCCCTCGCCCTTGGCGGTGTTGACGGCCGCCCGGGCCAGGCCCTGGACGTTGACCGCGCCCTCGTTGTAGAAGTTCCGGTCCTCGGCGGCCAGCGCGGCGTGCTGGGCGGCGGGGGAGACCTTGTCCAGGGTGACGTTCTGCCGGTTGGTCTGGCCGGTGCGGGTGATCACCGAGCCGTCCGCGTAGAGCCAGGTGTTGCTCTGCGCGGTCGCGGCGGCGTGCGCGTCCGGGACCTTCACCAGCGCGATCCCCAGCGCGAACAGGCCGACGCCGAGCAGCAGCGCCGAGGCGAAGCCGAGCAGGGTCATCCGCCAGGTGGGTATCAGCCGGCGCCAGCCGGTGCGCTTCGGACGGCGCGCCTTCCCGCCGCCGGAGCCGCCGGAGCCGCCGGATCCGCCGGATCCGCCGGAGAAGCTGGAGAAGCCGGAGCCGCCGGACGTTCCCACCGTGCCGGCGGGGCGCTTGAGCCGCTTGACCGGCCGGAGACTGATCGACGGCGTGCGACGGCCGCTCTGGGCATTTCGGGACAAAGCGCGGCCTTTCCTGCGGGCGGACCGAAGCAGCCTGCATGGGCGGGAGACATCGGCGTGGGGGGAGAACGGCGGTTGGGGACCTTTGTCCCGATTCCGGTTCTACTGCCCTGGACGACCAGGGCGGGCCGGATGGCTCCGGCGGAGCGCCAATCGAGACCGACATCACACACAAATCGGACTTCGAGGGCCAAAAAATCGGGGAGCCCCTCGCTGCTGCGAGAGGCTCCCCGGTGTCTGTGCGCCGCCAGGGACTCGAACCCCGGACCCGCTGATTAAGAGTCAGCTGCTCTAACCAACTGAGCTAGCGGCGCCTGCTGACCTGGAAAACAATACACGGTCCCGAGGGGTGCCTCGAACCGCCTCCGGCTGTCGCTGCCTGATCTACCCCTTTCCTCCCGGTTGGGGTGGAGGTCGCCGCTGGTTAGGGTGGAACCGTGCCCAGCCCCCAGCCAGGACACCCCGCCGCCAGGGCGCGCTTCCTGCGCATCGACGGCGTCCCGCTGCACGTCCGCACCGAGGGCAGCGGCCCGCTCTGCCTGCTCTCCGGCGGCCTCGGCTGCAGCTGGTTCGACTGGGACCTGGTCGTCCCCTTCCTCACGCCCTTCCGCAGCGTGGTCCGCTTCGACCGGCCCGGCTACGGGCTGAGCGCCGCCGAGCCCGCCGGCGACCGGCCCGCCCCGACGGCGGCCGGCGAGGCCGACCGGATCCGGGCGGTGCTGGACGGCCTCGGGCTGCGCGAGCCCTGCACGGTCGTCGGGCACTCGCTGGCCGGCTTCCACGTCGAGGCCTTCGCCCGGCTGCACCCCGAGCGGACCGCCGGGCTGGTCCTGGTCGACGGCAGCGTCGAGCCGGCGGCCCGGCCGCACCCCGCGCCCGGGGCGCGCGACCTGGCGGCCAGGGCGGTGGCCGGCGCCGCGACCGCCCTCGCCGTGCCCTACCTGCTCGGCCCGACGGCCCGCCGGGTGGCGGCCCGGCTGGCCACCGTCCGCCACGAGGACCTCGCCCCGAAGCCGCTGGTCCGGCACTGCTACCGCACCGGCCGGGCGCTGCGGGCGCTGCTGCGGGAGAACGCGCGCTACCTCGACCTGGCGGCCGAGCTGGACGACCTGCGGCGCACCCGGCCGCTGCCCGAGGACCTGCCGGTCACCGTGCTGGCCGCCGACGACGGCTGCCGCACCCGGCGCACCGAGACCCGGCTGGCCGAGCAGCGGGAACTCGCGGCGCTGCTCGGCGCCGACTTCCGCACCACCGCCCCGGCCGGGCACCTGGTGATGTTCGACCGTCCGGACGCGGTGGCCTCGGCCGTGCTCGACACCCGCTGAGCCCCGGGCCGGTCCGGGGGCTCAGCCGTCAACTGCTCATCGCCCGCCTCCGCCGGGCCACGGCCCGGCTCACGGCCGCCGGGACGGGCAGGCTGCGGGCGAGCCGGCGCACGGCGCGGCGGGCCGGCTCGCCCTCCGCGCCCCGGTACAGCCGGCGCTCCAGCCCGGCCGCCCCGATCAGCCCGGCCAGCTGGTGGTCCCGCTGCTCCGCCGGGGTGGTCGGGCCGGAGTCGGCGGTCCGGGCCAGCGTCGCCGCCACCCGCTCGGCGATCAGTGCCCCGGTGTTCGGCCGGACGGCGGTCCACCGGCGGCGGGGCAGCCCGAGGAAACCGGGGGTGCGGACGGTGAGCACGCCCTGGTCGGTCAGCCGGTCCAGGTAGCGCCGAGGGGCGTTGCGGTACCGGAGCTCGCCCAGTGCGTGGTCGAGGGTGGTCCGGTGACGGCTCCCGCCCGCCCGGTCCAGTTCGGTCAGCACCCTGGCGGCGAGCTCGTCGTGGTCGTCCAGTGGCCGGAACGCGGTGATCCGGCGGTCCTCGACGGTGATCGTGCCCGTCAGCTGCAGCTCGGCGAGGACGGCGCCCGCGACCGCCGTCGGGAAGGTGGTCGGGGATCGCAGGCGCCCGGTGGCCGGATCGGCGCAGAGCAGCAGCAGTTCCTCGGCCAGCGGGCGGGGGTCGGAGGAGGTCATGGCGAGAAGGTCTACCCGCTCCGGAAACGCCTCAGGCCGCCCACCGGAGTGGACGGCCTGAGATCTTGCCATGTGCGCCGCCAGGGACTCGAACCCCGGACCCGCTGATTAAGAGTCAGCTGCTCTAACCAACTGAGCTAGCGGCGCCTGCTGACGTCGAAGACATTACACGGCGCCGACCCGATCCACCGAATCGTATTCGGCCAATTACGTGCTGTGACCGTGCGCAGGCGGCTCCGGGTGGTGGCAGGCCGCCTGGTGGTCCGTCCCGGGCGGGCCGTCGAGAGCGGGCCGCTCCTGTTCGCAGCGCGCCCGGTCCGCCGGGGCGGTGAGCCCGGCGTAGCGCGGGCAGCGGGCACGGAAGGGGCAGCCGGTGCGGCGTTCGGTGGGGGAGGGCGGGTCGCCGGCGAGCAGGATGCGGTCGCGGGCGCGTTCGGCGGCGGGGTCGGGGAGCGGGACGGCGGAGAGCAGGGCGCGGGTGTACGGGTGCCGGGGGCGGTCGAAGACGGCGGAGACCTCGCCCTGTTCGACGGTCCGGCCGAGGTACATCACGCTGACCCGGTCGGCGAGGTGCCGGATGACCGAGAGGTCGTGCGAGACGAACAGGTAGGAGAGTCCGAGTTCCGTCTTGAGGGACTGCAGCAGGTTGAGCACGCCGGCCTGGATGGAGACGTCCAGGGCGGAGACCGGTTCGTCCAGCACCAGCAGCTTCGGCCGGACGGCGAGGGCCCGGGCGATCGAGACGCGCTGGCGCTGGCCGCCGGAGAACTGGTGCGGGTAGCGGACGGCGTGCTCGGGGTCGAGACCGACCTGGCGCAGCAGTTCGGGCACCCGGCGGGCGATCTCCTCGCGCGGGGTGTGCTGGGCGAGCAGGGGTTCGGCGACGATGTCGCCGATCGGCATCCGCGGGTCGAGGCTGGCCATCGGGTCCTGGAAGACGATCTGCAGTTCGGCGCGGAGCCGGTGGGCCTCGGCGCGGGTGAGCTTCGCGGTGTCCCGGCCGAGGAGTTCGATCCGGCCGGTCTCGGGGGCGCCGAGCTTCAGCAGTTCGAACAGCGTGGTGGACTTGCCGGAGCCGGACTCGCCGACCAGGCCGAGGGTCTCGCCCTCGCGCAGGTCCAGGTCGACGCCGTCGACCGCGTACACCTCGCCGACCTTGCGCTTGAAGACCGTGCCCTTGAGGAGCGGAAACGTTTTGCCGAGGCCGTTGACCGTCAGCACCGGTGCCAGGGCGGAGCGGTCGCCGGAGTCGGCGCGGGCGGGCAGCAGCGGGACGGGGTAGACCTCGGACGGCGCGGGCCGCCGCTCGGCGAGCTCCGCCGACCGTACGCACGCCGCCAGGTGGCCGTCCGCGCCCTCCAGGGCGGGCTCCGCCACCGAGCAACGCTCCTCGGCCAGCGGGCAGCGCGCCGCGAACGGGCAGCCCGGCGGCAGCTCGGCCATCGGGGCCGGGGCGCCGGGGATCGGCACCAGCGGGCCGCCGTGCCCGTCCAGCCGGGGCAGCGCGCCGATCAGGCCGAGCGAGTACGGGTGGCGCGGCGCCGCGAACAACTCGTCCACCTCGGCGGTCTCGACCACCCGCCCCGCGTACATCACCGCGACCCGGTCGGCCGTCCCGGCGATCACCCCGAGGTCGTGGCTGACCAGGACGAGGGCCGCACCGGTCTCCTGCCGGGCGGTCCGCAGCACGTCCAGCACCTGGGCCTGGATGGTGACGTCGAGCGCGGTGGTGGGCTCGTCGGCGAGCAGGATGTCGGGCTCGTTGGCGACGGCCATGGCGATCATCGCGCGCTGGCGCATGCCGCCGGAGAACTCGTGCGGGAAGCTGTCCAGGGCCCGGTCGGGTGCCGGGATGCCGACCAGGTCGAGGAGTTCGGCGGCCCGGCGGCGCGCGGCGGCCTTGTCCACCCGCTGGTGGATGCGGACCGCCTCGGCGATCTGGTCGCCGATCCGGTAGACCGGGGTGAAGGCCGAGAGCGGGTCCTGGAAGACCATGGCGATCCGGCGGCCGCGGATCGCCGCGAGCTCCTTGCCCGGCAGCCCGACCAGCTCCCGCCCGTCCAACTGCACCGATCCGCCGACCCGGGCCGTGCCGGGCAGCAGCCCGAGCACGGACAGCGCGGTGACGGACTTGCCGGAGCCGGACTCGCCGACGATGCCGAGGGTCTCGCCGCGGTGCAGGGTGAGGTCCACCCCGCGGACGGCGGGGACCGGACCGTCGGGCCCGGCGAAGTCCACCCGCAGGTCCCGGACGGCGAGCAGAGGCGTTTCGACGGTGGTGGTCACGGGCGGGGCTTCCTGGGGGAACGGGCGGTGGCGGTCACGGGGCGGCGCTTCCTGTGGGAGAGGGTGGTGGTCACGGGCGGCGCTTGCGGC
The genomic region above belongs to Streptomyces sp. 1331.2 and contains:
- a CDS encoding EamA family transporter is translated as MHRSTASPTLPSGRTLGLGLALVSAFAFGGSGTAAKPLIEAGLSPMHVVWLRVTGAAVALLPIAYRHRDAVLRRPGLLLGFGLLAVAGVQACYFAAISRIPVGVALLIEYLGPPLLIGYVKFVQRKPITRGAAIGAGVAVAGLACVVEAWNGLSFDALGVLFALGAACCQVGYFVLADAGRRGERPVDPLAVSAYGLLIGAVLLTAVTRPWQADWSLLGGDVVMNGHSLPAFVPAAWMVLVATVLAYLTGVVAVGHLSPPVAGVVANLEAIVATVLAWVLLGEHLGLPQIAGGLLVLAGAFAAQASKPAAEPSKPAAEVGPEGTAWAGATGATGLPDPEDANGTRERVAAERGVSGRSSRTSRGD
- a CDS encoding transglycosylase domain-containing protein, encoding MSRNAQSGRRTPSISLRPVKRLKRPAGTVGTSGGSGFSSFSGGSGGSGGSGGSGGGKARRPKRTGWRRLIPTWRMTLLGFASALLLGVGLFALGIALVKVPDAHAAATAQSNTWLYADGSVITRTGQTNRQNVTLDKVSPAAQHAALAAEDRNFYNEGAVNVQGLARAAVNTAKGEGTQGGSTITQQYVKNTYLNQKQSITRKVKELFIAIKVDATESKDDILSGYLNTSYYGRGAYGIQAAAQAYFGIDASALNPAQGAYLATLLNAPSAYDVATATAAGKQNAVNRWNYVLDGMVKEGLLSAEERATTTFPDVRDPQPNPGLSGQAGYLVDAATQYLTGNGVINETELAKGGYTIKLSIDPGRQQALQDSVQAQLHDTLNPDKRKKDAAAQAGAVSVDPKTGAIVALYGGVDYVKHYVDNATRRDYQAGSTFKAIALAAAFENGAKTQDGRTVTPRTVYDGTSGRKVRGGKGTPYAPPNEGDKSYGQITLQQAIDWSVNSAFAQLAQDTGLQKVKDTGIALGLPGNTPGLDPVPSIPLGAATPSVLDMAGVYATLDNGGKQITPWLVQSVDREGEAMALPAHKTTQAISADTANQVTSMLQGVVSDPGGTGWRAKALGRPVAGKTGTTDDQKSVWFVGYTPELVTSVALFGQDPGTGAQVSLSGVGGIDGAAGGQFPAQIWTAYMKAALKGQPTSDFPTPADGDTSDATDLPTAPTTPSATPSAGAATGGPSSGATTPGDGSGAGTNPPYGGGGATTAPTAPPTGQPTIQPTTKPTTRPTPKPTPTTQPTTVPTTQPTTQPTGGTDSLAGVGG
- a CDS encoding GOLPH3/VPS74 family protein yields the protein MTSSDPRPLAEELLLLCADPATGRLRSPTTFPTAVAGAVLAELQLTGTITVEDRRITAFRPLDDHDELAARVLTELDRAGGSRHRTTLDHALGELRYRNAPRRYLDRLTDQGVLTVRTPGFLGLPRRRWTAVRPNTGALIAERVAATLARTADSGPTTPAEQRDHQLAGLIGAAGLERRLYRGAEGEPARRAVRRLARSLPVPAAVSRAVARRRRAMSS
- a CDS encoding ABC transporter ATP-binding protein produces the protein MTTTVETPLLAVRDLRVDFAGPDGPVPAVRGVDLTLHRGETLGIVGESGSGKSVTALSVLGLLPGTARVGGSVQLDGRELVGLPGKELAAIRGRRIAMVFQDPLSAFTPVYRIGDQIAEAVRIHQRVDKAAARRRAAELLDLVGIPAPDRALDSFPHEFSGGMRQRAMIAMAVANEPDILLADEPTTALDVTIQAQVLDVLRTARQETGAALVLVSHDLGVIAGTADRVAVMYAGRVVETAEVDELFAAPRHPYSLGLIGALPRLDGHGGPLVPIPGAPAPMAELPPGCPFAARCPLAEERCSVAEPALEGADGHLAACVRSAELAERRPAPSEVYPVPLLPARADSGDRSALAPVLTVNGLGKTFPLLKGTVFKRKVGEVYAVDGVDLDLREGETLGLVGESGSGKSTTLFELLKLGAPETGRIELLGRDTAKLTRAEAHRLRAELQIVFQDPMASLDPRMPIGDIVAEPLLAQHTPREEIARRVPELLRQVGLDPEHAVRYPHQFSGGQRQRVSIARALAVRPKLLVLDEPVSALDVSIQAGVLNLLQSLKTELGLSYLFVSHDLSVIRHLADRVSVMYLGRTVEQGEVSAVFDRPRHPYTRALLSAVPLPDPAAERARDRILLAGDPPSPTERRTGCPFRARCPRYAGLTAPADRARCEQERPALDGPPGTDHQAACHHPEPPAHGHST
- a CDS encoding alpha/beta fold hydrolase — protein: MPSPQPGHPAARARFLRIDGVPLHVRTEGSGPLCLLSGGLGCSWFDWDLVVPFLTPFRSVVRFDRPGYGLSAAEPAGDRPAPTAAGEADRIRAVLDGLGLREPCTVVGHSLAGFHVEAFARLHPERTAGLVLVDGSVEPAARPHPAPGARDLAARAVAGAATALAVPYLLGPTARRVAARLATVRHEDLAPKPLVRHCYRTGRALRALLRENARYLDLAAELDDLRRTRPLPEDLPVTVLAADDGCRTRRTETRLAEQRELAALLGADFRTTAPAGHLVMFDRPDAVASAVLDTR